The [Clostridium] celerecrescens 18A genomic sequence AGATAAAGCAAGAAATACGAGGCTATGCAAAGTTACAAATAAGAGTCGTTGATAAGTATCTTAAGATACAGGTAATGATAGAGGAGTATGGAGTTCCTGTTAAAAATCTTTTGTCTTGTGCAGATGCTTCCACGGGTGCTCCTCCTAAAACAGAAGCATTGGCATTTATAAATAATGTTGAATTTGATGATATCGTGGGAAGTATTAAGGAAATAAAAGATGTGTTTTAGTGGTTTATTAATAATCCGCAAAACTGAAAGTGACCGAAGCTCTAGCTTCGGCCATGGAATAAGAAATTAACCTAAAGTATAATCTTTTTTACTTAAATTCCAACTGCGGACACCTAGGTCGGTGTTAAGTTCATATTTATTGCAACAATCGCTGCAATGAATATAAACAACATGTTCTTCAAAACCAGGAATGAGATTATGTTCTTCTAGAATTTTGCCTTTTCCGCAAGGGCACTCATATTCAAAGTGCTCAATAATACCCGGACCAGTACCGTAGCCTACGTGTCCCTTAGCTATTGAATTAGTTAATTTGGTTTTCATTTGTAAACCTCCAATATTACAAGTATGATAACAAAGCAATATAAAGTGAAGGTAATAAAAGTATAAATTTTTTAAAAATAAAATCTGAAATTTTATAAGGCATTAACATGAAAGTTTGTTATGTAAATGATGTGGCTTTAATAGATATTCAGAAGAAAGAATATCTAGTCGTATTAATAGGTGTAAATACGTAAATATAATCATGATTTTGAACATATAAATGCTAGGAGGAGAAGTGCCGGCAAGATAAGGAGATCCTGCCGGCAGTAATTAAAACTTTTATTGAAAAAACAAGTAGGGGAAATTAAATTAATACCTGCTTTCTCTTTAAGGTAATAATACCAAATATTTGAATAAAAGAATGATCAATGTAATGAATTGTTATTTACAGGATATTAACTTAGATAAAAGGGTATATTGAATATTAAAAGATAAAAATAAAAGTCTGAAGATTAGAATAAAAAGGAGTGCCACGTAGTTTGGGGAGAATGTGGCACTCTAAAAAAGAGCTAAATATATTATAACACTTTAATGAATTAAAGTATATTAACTTAATTCATAAAAAAATATTAACTTATTAAGCAATATGATTAATGTGTATAAGATACATTCATTAATTAAGTAAAAATTCCTATCTGACATCGTACAGTACATTGATAACTTAATATTGATAGCTAGTAAGTGTGATGCTATTCTATTCATGAGTATTATTAATAGTTAGTGAAGGAGAAGACAGAAGGGTTAGTAGGAAACCTCCAAACTTTTTACTTAAGTATATAGCAGGTTATTTGAAAATAATAGATGCCATAAGGCTGAGCTGATAATTTGTATTGATATTTAGTAGTGATTAGAGTATCCTTATTTCAGAAAATGAGAATTTACAGGAGGAATGAATATGGAAGCAAGAAAATTATTGGATGCGTTATTGGTTGCTGAAAAGTTAAAAGATACAACTCGCCATTGCTATACTACCAATGGCAGACACGAGAGTGTTGCAGAACATAGTTGGATGATGACATTGATGGCTTTTTTTATGAGGGATGAGTTCCCCGAAGCCAACATGGATAAGGTTATCAGAATGTGCATTATTCACGACTTGGGAGAATGCTTTACTGGAGATATACCTACTTTTGAAAAGAACCAGGACCATGAGCAGACCGAAAAAAATCTGCTATATAACTGGGTTCGTTCCTTACCGAAGGAATATGAAGTAGAAATGCGGGAACTTTATGAGGAAATGGAAGAGCGTAAAACAGCTGAAGCTCAAATTTATAAAGCCATAGATGGTCTAGAGGCATTGATTCAGCACAATATGTCCGACTTGTCTACTTGGATTCCGAAAGAATTTGAACTAAACTTAACCTATGCAGATGATAAGGTTGCGTTCTCCGATTATTTAAAATCTTTAAGGCAAGCTGTTCTAGAAGATACCATAAAAAAGATTGGTGAAGCTAAGTAACCTTATTTACTTGCCCTTTAGCAATTGAATATTGATAGCTGATGTGTTATAGTAGAAGAACACTAGTTCTGTATTGGGGAAGGAGATTGTGGGGATGATACTTGTTCGTCATGTGTTATTGCAGGGGATTACATTTTCCTGGCTCACCATGGAGGAGGTCATGACAAAGATGATTTTATCCACCAGATTCGAAAGACGTTTGAAAGCATGGAGAATACGCTTGCTTCTATTGATGCTACTCTGAATGATGTGGTACAGATAAATCTTTATTTCAGAGATATTAAAGATTTTCGATTAGCTGCTGATGTTTTTAATATTTCAAAAATGGATCGCCCGCAAGAATGACAACAACGACTGAGTTTGTCAGTGAAAATTGTTTATGTCAAATGGATGGTGTTGTATATAAACCATTGCAGTAATAATAGTTACAGATAACCAAAAACATTCTACTTATAAGTAACATTTACATAATATAAGGGGAGCATGAATGAGATAACAATCTTATAACCTTTAGATGTTTTCCTAAATGACCCATCAAATTCCCTTCTAGTCGAATTCTAAAAGGCACTATTTTGAAAAATGGTGAATTCTAATTATTAATGGAAGTTATACACGAAATTACTTAGAGGCAGCGCATAGCACTGCCCCTAAGCAAAATAACACAAGAATGTCCGCTGGTCGCGCTCTCGATTTAGAAACAAAGAGCTCCTCTTTAAAAAAAATATTAAGACAATTGTCGAAGCAACCGGATATAATGGTTTGATTCGCGTAGTACATGATCCGCCAACAAAGGTAAAATGATACTGCGTATTTTGCATTCATTGATTCCTTTTGTACCCGCTTCTTTAAAATCCCGGTACTTCTCAGTTTTTTGCAAGGTTGTATCCGTTACGCTGTCAATGGTCATATCAGTAGCCGCCATTGCCGCTTTCATTAGATCATTATATTCCCCAGCAAAATCATTTGCTGTATTTATGAGGTCGCATTCAGTTGGATCAAGCAAACCTCGGATAAATAATGCATGTTCCATCATAATCTGATCCCAAAACAGCTCGGTTTCTTTTAGGTCATCCTCTGGATTCTGCCGGTTTTCCAGCGTGATTAAATGGCTGTGATACAATTTGGCTTCACGTAAGATATGATCAATAAGCAGTGGGTAGTTTGCCGTGAACATACGACAGGATAATACATCATTCAATAATCCTGTTTTGAAACCGATAAGTCCTTCCAGCATAGGTCTGGCGAAGGCATTTAGCTGACTTACCTGCTGTACCAATGCAGGAGTAATCAAGGGATTGGCATCACCATGAAGTGCTTCTTCCAGCCTCGTGATCTCCTGATTAATGGCTATGCCGGTAAAGTATTGTGTTTTTTGTTCGCTGCCAAGGGTGTAATCCGTGACGATTTCACCGGAGGACGCCACAAGTGGACTGATAATGCCATTCCCCAACACTACAGCATTATGTAAAATAGTCTCAAACTGCTGCTTGTATTGATCTGCAACTTTGGAAAAGTCAGGATTGGCAGGAGTGAAGCCAGCCTCTAAGAATAAGGAATGTTCTTTCATGATGCGCCCAAAAAACATATTTAGCTCAAGTGATAGAATTACATATTGCTGATCAGTAATCATAGGAAATCTCCTTTATTGTTCTACCAATATCATATGACGGGACTGACGGCTTATTAACTGAAAAATAAAAAATGTTTTATTTTAGTAACATTTTCTATCACTTGCAATGAATTATATGGGTTTTTGCTTATTTTACGTGCAAACATTTTCAGGTTGAACTTTACAAAAGAAATAGTTATACTTATTTTATGCGAGGCCAGCCGGTAAGTAATAAAGGAATGAGCCATGCAGGAAAGGGCGCGTTTAACCGAAGCGATCAGGAAGATGAGATTACGAAGACCACGAAAAAGCATGT encodes the following:
- a CDS encoding DUF2935 domain-containing protein, with product MITDQQYVILSLELNMFFGRIMKEHSLFLEAGFTPANPDFSKVADQYKQQFETILHNAVVLGNGIISPLVASSGEIVTDYTLGSEQKTQYFTGIAINQEITRLEEALHGDANPLITPALVQQVSQLNAFARPMLEGLIGFKTGLLNDVLSCRMFTANYPLLIDHILREAKLYHSHLITLENRQNPEDDLKETELFWDQIMMEHALFIRGLLDPTECDLINTANDFAGEYNDLMKAAMAATDMTIDSVTDTTLQKTEKYRDFKEAGTKGINECKIRSIILPLLADHVLRESNHYIRLLRQLS
- a CDS encoding HD domain-containing protein — translated: MEARKLLDALLVAEKLKDTTRHCYTTNGRHESVAEHSWMMTLMAFFMRDEFPEANMDKVIRMCIIHDLGECFTGDIPTFEKNQDHEQTEKNLLYNWVRSLPKEYEVEMRELYEEMEERKTAEAQIYKAIDGLEALIQHNMSDLSTWIPKEFELNLTYADDKVAFSDYLKSLRQAVLEDTIKKIGEAK
- a CDS encoding RidA family protein is translated as MRKTFESMENTLASIDATLNDVVQINLYFRDIKDFRLAADVFNISKMDRPQE